CCACGATACTTACGCGCGACATAGCTGGGTCCGAGGAGAATATTGTCGACAATTCGCAGTGTCACGAACAACGCGATTCTAGCTTTGTTCCAAGTGTGACTTATCAAAGCACGGCCGCCGAACATGGACTGATCTACGACAAGTCCCCACTCAATCAGACGCCGAAATAAAGGCATCAAGGCTGAAGTGCTTGTTCCCTCGCCGTCCCCACAAGCATGCACAAAATGGAGGAAGTCTTGCGTGTCGAAATATCCCATCTCAAGCAGTGATTTACGTGTATCGAAGTCTGCCAAAGTGGTCGAGTTACTATTAAGAAATTCGCAATAAGGAGCGTCCTGTGCGGCTAACCCGACAAGCTTTATCAGAGCTATGATTTCCTTTGGGGGATTAGTGGCGATCTCATCTAGAAGTCTAGCAACCATCGCTTTTGTTTCTCACCTTATTGACTACGAGAACTAAACTTCTACAGCTTTCTGCGTTGATGGTCATCGCGCTATAGCCGCACAAAACTAAGAAGGACAGTTTTCGCGAAGTCAGCGCCCGTGATGCGGCGAAAATAGTTGGCTAGACTCGTCACGCGGGTCTGAAACTACAGCTACAACGGCCAGATGCGCGAGGGGCAGTAATATGAACGTCGAAAAAATCATCTTCAATCCAAGCGATCAGATTCCCAACAACCAGACCTTCCCTGTTATCATCTATTGGCAAACGAACTCGCGGCTCGACTCCACCTCATTCGAAGTAATGTTTTCCCGAAACGGTTGGAGCGGCGCCTGGCGCAATGGTGTGTTTGACTACCATCATTGCCACAGCGGCGCGCATGAGGTTCTGGGTGTGGGGCGTGGTGAGGCAACATTAAAGATCGGTGGCCGGAAGGGCGCGATTTCTAGTCTAGCGAGAAAACACGAATGAGGATCAGGAATTGAAAGTCATCACAGGAACCGGATTTACCGTTGCCGCCCTGCTTTTTTCGGTTTCAGGCGCCCTTGCCGCGCCAACATACCTTAGCTGCGAGTTCGCCGGTTCGAAGGGAGCCCCTCAGGTGTTCAATTTCGTTCTCGACGAAGCCGCCGGGACATTTGGAGTTTATGTCCCGGCTTCTGGAAGCCAGAGAATGGAGAAAGGCACCTTTGCCGGTGGTAAAGCGAGCCTGAATGAAGGCTCGGTGGCGTGGGAGATCGACATTGCCAAACGTTCAGTCATTCGTGACAAGCGCATGGTTGGCGAGAAGGATGGCGGGACCTGCAAGACGATCTCGGAAGCGCAGAGCGGCTTTGAAGAATAATTGCCGGTCTGGACAGGAGTCAGCATCAAGACGTGTGCACATAGGGCTGATGGCCATGAGTTGAAGGTGGTGAAGGCCGGCAAACGATCGTTCCGCCCCTCACCGGAATTTCACAATGCCAGCTGGGATCAGCCAGCGACCGGCGTGTTGAGAAGCTGCTGTTCCCAAAGATAGGCGATGCCGCTGCCGGCGAAGTGCTGAATGAGAATCTCGGTCAGCTCCTCGACATGCTCGGTGCGCGCCCAATCGCGTTGCCATTCGCCAGCCAGCGCCATAACGGTCATGACGTTCGCGCCGGCGGAGATCATCCGCTGGACGGCAACTTCGTGAGACTCCTTCGAAATGCCGCCCGAAGCGTCGGTGATGACGGTTACGTCCCAGCCTTCGCCTGCGGCCTGGATCACGGGCATTGCGACGCAAACTTCGGTCCACAGGCCGGCGATGATCAGCTGCTTGCGGCCGGTAGCCTTGACGACATTCACCACATTTTCGTCCTGCCAGGTGTTCACCCAGGTGCGATCGATAACTTCCTGACCCGGAAATACGTCGGTGATCTGCTTGAATAGAAGTCCACCGCGTGCCGCGATCACGCTGGTGAGAATGGTCGGAACATTGAAAGCTTTGGCCAGCTTCGCCAGCGCGGTCGTGTTGTTGACCACAGCTTGCGGATCGTGGCTGTTGAGATTTGCTAGTTGGTAGGGCTGATGGTCGATCAGAACGAGGACCGAATCTTCGGGACGAAGAAGAGAATCGAGGCCGTTACGAAGGGTCATCAAGACTTCCTTTCTCTGCCGCCATGGGCGGCGATGGGTTCAAGAGAGACATGCGTCAGCGGGCGACGTTGCCTGGAAGCAATTTGCTGTTCCTTTTAATGGTGCGGTAGTGCCATAGTCTGGCGAGCTGTGTCGCGAAATGAGGAACGCCAGAATGGACATCGAAGATCTCCGGACATTCGTCGCCGTGGCGGATGCCGGGGGCGTCTCGGCCGCTGCGCGCCGGCTCGGCGTCTCCAAATCAATCGTCAGTCGGCGGTTGCTGCGGGTTGAAGCGGACCTTGGCGTTCAGCTGCTTGCGCGAACGACCCGTGGCGCCGCACTTACGGAGGCGGGCATCACCTTCAGGGAACACGCTGCCCGGGCAAGCGCCGAGATAGATACGGCCAGAGAAACGATCCTCCCCACTGGTGAATTGCGCGGCCGTTTGAGGGTTTCAATGCCGCTGACTTTCGGCCCGAGCCATTTCGCCCCCGTGCTTGCAGAAATGGCGCGCCAGCACCCGCAGCTTCACATCCATACCTCCTACAGCGATCGCTTCGTCGATCTCATCGCAGAAGGTTTTGATTGCGCGATTAGGAGTGCCTACCTCCAGGATTCAAATCTGATCGCGAAGCGCGTTGGGCCGATCAACGGAAAGCTTGTCGCCAGCCCGGCTTATATCAAAGCCCATGGTTCCCCTGAGACGACAGAGCAAATCGCCGACCATCAGGCCCTCATGCAGGGAACGGAACCCTGGCAGTTCATGGATGGCGACAGGATCGTCACGGTGCAGCCACAGGGCAGGTTCAAGGCCGACAGCGCCACGGCGCTTGCCGCAGCGGCGGCGGCAGGTCTCGGCATAGCCTGGCTGCCCGATTGCATCACGCATGCCTATGTGGCCTCCGGCGAACTGGTTCCGATCATGACACGTTATCCGGTCCCTCCGGGGGCCACATATGTCGTGCGCCCGCCGAGCCAACATCCCACCCGCAAAGTGCGGGTGCTTACCGAAATGCTGGCGGAGTACTTCAAACGGAACCCGGAACTTTGGGGCGTGGATAATTAAATCCACGGGCTTGGGATGCTGGCCCGCCCTGATCAGACGGGCCAGCAGCTTCAGCTTTACAGAATGTCCGACTGCCAGAAGCGATGAAGCTCTGCGACATTGATGCTGGTCATCAGCGGCATTGCGGCTTTGAGCTTTTCTGCCGGCCACTCCCACCATTTCATCTCCAACAGAAGAGCGACACTATCGTCATCAAACCGCTTGCGGATGGTTCTGGCGGGGTTGCCGCCGACGATGGCGTAAGGTTCGACATCCTTCGTCACCAGCGCTCGTGTTCCGATGACAGCGCCATCACCGATCTTGATGCCGGGCATGATGATCGCTTCCGAACCGATCCAGACATCATTGCCGATGACGGTATCGCCAGCCGGCAGATAGCCGTTCTCAGCATTCTCAAATTCCGGCACTTCGGGCATGAAGAAGAACGGGAAGGTGCTGATCCACTCATTGCGATGACCCTGATTGCCCGCCATGATGAAGGCGGCACCCGAACCAATCGAGCAGAAGCTGCCGATTATCAGCTTATCCGCACCGTCATCAGATAGCAGATAACGAGCGCAATCCTCGAAGCTGTGGCCATGATAATAGCCTGAATAATAGCTGTATTTCCCGACCACGAGGTTCGGGTTCTTTACCTGCTTATCAAGCGTGATGCCCCGGAACGGGCTTTCGAAATAATTTTCCATTGAGGTAATCTCACTGCATGTGTTCGCTTTCGCTTGCCTTCAGGCAAGCAGACGCCGAGCGCGAAGCCGGCCGGCTTCTCGCCCAATGCTCCTCGCGCTGCGGCGGGAGCTAGATGCAGGTGATACTCGATGCTTTTATCATTCAGTCTGGTTACCGCAAAAAGCGAGGAAGGCCAAGCCGTTGCGAGGTCCGATCGTCGAACAGGCGCCGATCCACCTCACCGTTTGACCTTCCCCATCCTTTGGACGCGTCGCGCGACACAGGCTGGCTGATCTGATGCACAGACGAGCCAAGCGCAATGTCACCGCCGAGAAGAGCAGCCCCATGCCGGCAAGATCGATACCACAGGCAAGCGATCCTCAACCTTCGGCATAGCGTTTCTCAGGCCACCAGCCCCTTCGTCAGTTCCAGCGCCTGCCGCTCGAACAGCCGGCGGTAGATGCCGTCATTCAGCCGGATCAGCGCCTGATGGTCACCTTCTTCGACGATATTGCCCTTGTCGAAGACCAGCAGCCGGTCCAGCGCCCTGACCGTGGAGAGGCGGTGCGCGATGACGAGCGTGGTGCGGCCTTCCATCAGGCGTTCCATGGCCTGCTGGATCTGCACTTCGCTTTCGCTGTCGAGGCTTGAGGTTGCCTCGTCCAGGATCAGAACCGGCGCATCCGCAAGGAATGCGCGGGCGATGGCGACGCGCTGTCGTTCCCCGCCCGAGAGCTTGACGCCGCGTTCGCCCACCATGGTTTCATAACCCTTGGGCAGGGACATGATGAACTCATGGGCGCTCGCCTGTTTCGCCGCCTGCTCGATTTCGCGCCGCGAGGCGTTTGGCCGGCCATAGGCGATGTTTTCCGCCAGCGTGCGGTGGAACAGGATGGGTTCCTGCTGCACGATGGCGATCTGGCCACGCAGGCTCGATTGCGTGACGCCGGCGATATTCTGGCCGTCGATGCGGATCGCGCCCGACTTGATGTCGTAAAGCCGCTGGATGAGCTTGACGAAGGTTGTCTTGCCCGAGCCGGAATGGCCGACCAGCCCCACACGCTCACCCGGCTTGATGGTGACCGAGAAGTCCTCATAAAGCGGGGTGGGATGCGCGCCATATTGGAAAGTGACGTTATCGAAGACGATCTCGCCCTTGCCGATATTGATGCGCCTGGCCTCCGGCCTGTCTTCGACGCCAAGCGCCATCTTGTCGAGCAGCACCAGCTCTTCCATGTCGTTGACGGCGCGTTGCAGGTTGCGGATATCCTGACCGACATTGCGCAGATAGCCCTGCAACACGAAGAACATCGCCAGCACGAAGGTGATATCACCCGGCGTGGCCAGCCCCTTTTGCCACATGAGAAGACCCGTTCCGAGGATGCCGGCCTGCATGGACACCATCATGAAGCCCTGAATGGTGCCGCTCAGCGTGCCGCGGCGCCATGTCCGGCGCGTGCGGTTGTCCCATTTGGCCAATACATGGCCCAGCCGGGTTTCCTCACGGTTTTCGGCACCGAAGGCTTTGACCACCGAGTTGCAGCTGACGGCATCCGCCAGCGCGCCGCCGAGCTTGGTATCCCAGGCATTGGCAAGCCTTGCCGCCGGAGAGACGAAGCCCATGGAGAGCAACACGGTGACGCCGATATAGATCAGCGAACCGGCACCCACGATGAGGCCCATGACCGGCCAGTAACTGCCCAGCACGATGGTGGCGCCCAGCAGCATGGTGATGGACGGCAGCAGCGCGATGAGCAACAGGTCATTGAGGGAATCCAGCGCCCACATGCC
This portion of the Agrobacterium tumefaciens genome encodes:
- a CDS encoding ABC transporter ATP-binding protein — encoded protein: MSRKKLDFRADAYRHVLGFVFHHWSHRKALVGFIIVLVVASTLAEVMVPVFSGQIVDAIAGGNGADKALRAFVIVVALGLTSVALRWFIFNGIIRLTLKIMADVTNNGFHRVQRFSTDWHANSFAGSTVRKITRGMWALDSLNDLLLIALLPSITMLLGATIVLGSYWPVMGLIVGAGSLIYIGVTVLLSMGFVSPAARLANAWDTKLGGALADAVSCNSVVKAFGAENREETRLGHVLAKWDNRTRRTWRRGTLSGTIQGFMMVSMQAGILGTGLLMWQKGLATPGDITFVLAMFFVLQGYLRNVGQDIRNLQRAVNDMEELVLLDKMALGVEDRPEARRINIGKGEIVFDNVTFQYGAHPTPLYEDFSVTIKPGERVGLVGHSGSGKTTFVKLIQRLYDIKSGAIRIDGQNIAGVTQSSLRGQIAIVQQEPILFHRTLAENIAYGRPNASRREIEQAAKQASAHEFIMSLPKGYETMVGERGVKLSGGERQRVAIARAFLADAPVLILDEATSSLDSESEVQIQQAMERLMEGRTTLVIAHRLSTVRALDRLLVFDKGNIVEEGDHQALIRLNDGIYRRLFERQALELTKGLVA
- the catB gene encoding type B chloramphenicol O-acetyltransferase, which encodes MENYFESPFRGITLDKQVKNPNLVVGKYSYYSGYYHGHSFEDCARYLLSDDGADKLIIGSFCSIGSGAAFIMAGNQGHRNEWISTFPFFFMPEVPEFENAENGYLPAGDTVIGNDVWIGSEAIIMPGIKIGDGAVIGTRALVTKDVEPYAIVGGNPARTIRKRFDDDSVALLLEMKWWEWPAEKLKAAMPLMTSINVAELHRFWQSDIL
- a CDS encoding hydrolase, giving the protein MTLRNGLDSLLRPEDSVLVLIDHQPYQLANLNSHDPQAVVNNTTALAKLAKAFNVPTILTSVIAARGGLLFKQITDVFPGQEVIDRTWVNTWQDENVVNVVKATGRKQLIIAGLWTEVCVAMPVIQAAGEGWDVTVITDASGGISKESHEVAVQRMISAGANVMTVMALAGEWQRDWARTEHVEELTEILIQHFAGSGIAYLWEQQLLNTPVAG
- a CDS encoding LysR family transcriptional regulator produces the protein MDIEDLRTFVAVADAGGVSAAARRLGVSKSIVSRRLLRVEADLGVQLLARTTRGAALTEAGITFREHAARASAEIDTARETILPTGELRGRLRVSMPLTFGPSHFAPVLAEMARQHPQLHIHTSYSDRFVDLIAEGFDCAIRSAYLQDSNLIAKRVGPINGKLVASPAYIKAHGSPETTEQIADHQALMQGTEPWQFMDGDRIVTVQPQGRFKADSATALAAAAAAGLGIAWLPDCITHAYVASGELVPIMTRYPVPPGATYVVRPPSQHPTRKVRVLTEMLAEYFKRNPELWGVDN